A stretch of Maniola hyperantus chromosome 15, iAphHyp1.2, whole genome shotgun sequence DNA encodes these proteins:
- the LOC117988802 gene encoding uncharacterized protein — protein MNLIVILEILILFQKTLNQYATNQIYYHSLQYTQAAYYLPSQNEEYSWTKDYHIGTQKAHRKRKKYKNDNYFSAELDYGSKRLQCKCTCKRKYTTPIPEYEQSDPCCPCDSKPDAGSEYLPPQYPDAETDGINIPTQFTYPVVSGIYTPVTYPPMIYHTFDLVEIGKVFPWLTTKADINGQKDKDKSSTSDDKGKATTRDDKDTASTKDDRDDKDKSSKSEDKDKATTTTRDDTDDKDKSTKSDDKDKSTTREDKVRTTKEDDKSTTIDDRDKPGKDDKDETSTKEESAENTEKTTTNTTTEPTISTYPYVVNEDFEKLLHYSPKKKPCLRNNNYCVRKDTNRKIGRYYEDVLVERPTIASYLNGNRRRNNFLRKLNEDIPF, from the exons ATGAACTTG ATTGTTATACTTgaaattctaattttatttcaaaaaacgtTAAATCAGTACGCCACGAACCAGATCTATTATCATTCACTACAATACACTCAAGCAGCTTACTACCTACCATCCCAAAACGAGGAATACAGTTGGACGAAAGACTATCATATCGGCACCCAAAAAGCGCAtcgaaaaagaaagaaatacaaAAATGATAACTACTTTAGTGCTGAACTGGATTACGGCTCTAAAAGATTGCAATGCAAATGCACATGTAAAAGAAAGTATACAACACCTATACCAGAGTATGAACAAAGTGATCCGTGCTGTCCTTGTGATAGTAAACCAGATGCTGGTAGTGAATACTTACCACCCCAATATCCAGATGCAGAAACTGATGGAATAAACATACCAACTCAATTTACATATCCTGTCGTTAGCGGAATCTACACCCCAGTTACATATCCACCAATGATATACCATACATTTGATCTGGTAGAAATAGGAAAAGTGTTTCCTTGGTTAACAACAAAAGCAGATATTAATGGCCAGAAAGATAAAGACAAATCTAGTACAAGTGATGACAAGGGCAAAGCTACTACAAGAGACGATAAGGACACAGCTAGTACGAAAGACGATAGGGATGATAAAGACAAGTCTAGTAAAAGTGAAGATAAGGACAAAGCTACTACTACTACAAGAGACGATACGGACGATAAAGACAAATCTACTAAAAGTGATGATAAGGACAAATCTACTACAAGAGAGGATAAGGTCAGAACTACGAAAGAAGACGATAAAAGTACCACAATAGACGATAGAGACAAGCCTGGCAAAGATGATAAAGACGAAACCAGTACAAAAGAAGAATCTGCGGAAAACACTGAAAAAACCACTACTAATACTACAACTGAGCCTACAATTTCAACTTATCCTTACGTGGTAAATGAAGATTTTGAAAAGCTTCTTCATTACTCACCAAAAAAGAAGCCATGCTTAcgaaacaataattattgtgtacGAAAGGATACAAACAGAAAAATAGGCAGATACTACGAAGATGTTTTGGTTGAAAGACCAACTATCGCGAGTTATTTGAATGGAAACAGACGTAGAAATAATTTTCTAAGAAAACTTAATGAAGATATACCCTTCTAG